The Theropithecus gelada isolate Dixy chromosome X, Tgel_1.0, whole genome shotgun sequence genome includes a window with the following:
- the FLNA gene encoding filamin-A isoform X1, producing MSSSHSRAGQSAAGAAPGGGADTRDAEMPATEKDLAEDAPWKKIQQNTFTRWCNEHLKCVSKRIANLQTDLSDGLRLIALLEVLSQKKMHRKHNQRPTFRQMQLENVSVALEFLDRESIKLVSIDSKAIVDGNLKLILGLIWTLILHYSISMPMWDEEEDEEAKKQTPKQRLLGWIQNKLPQLPITNFSRDWQSGRALGALVDSCAPGLCPDWDSWDASKPVNNAREAMQQADDWLGIPQVITPEEIVDPNVDEHSVMTYLSQFPKAKLKPGAPLRPKLNPKKARAYGPGIEPTGNMVKKRAEFTVETRSAGQGEVLVYVEDPAGHQEEAKVTANNDKNRTFSVWYVPEVTGTHKVTVLFAGQHIAKSPFEVYVDKSQGDASKVTAQGPGLEPSGNIANKTTYFEIFTAGAGTGEVEVVIQDPAGQKGTVEPQLEARGDSTYRCTYQPTTEGVHTVHVTFAGVPIPRSPYTVTVGQACNPSACRAVGRGLQPKGVRVKETADFKVYTKGAGSGELKVTVKGPKGEERVKQKDLGDGVYGFEYYPTVPGTYIVTITWGGQNIGRSPFEVKVGTECGNQKVRAWGPGLEGGVVGKSADFVVEAIGDDVGTLGFSVEGPSQAKIECDDKGDGSCDVRYWPQEAGEYAVHVLCNSEDIRLSPFMADIRDAPQDFHPDRVKARGPGLEKTGVAVNKPAEFTVDAKHGGKAPLRVQVQDNEGCPVEALVKDNGNGTYSCSYVPRKPVKHTAMVSWGGVSIPNSPFRVNVGAGSHPNKVKVYGPGVAKTGLKAHEPTYFTVDCAEAGQGDVSIGIKCAPGVVGPAEADIDFDIIRNDNDTFTVKYTPRGAGSYTIMVLFADQATPTSPIRVKVEPSHDASKVKAEGPGLSRTGVELGKPTHFTVNAKAAGKGKLDVQFSGLTKGDAVRDVDIIDHHDNTYTVKYTPVQQGPVGVNVTYGGDPIPKSPFSVAVSPSLDLSKIKVSGLGEKVDVGKDQEFTVKSKGAGGQGKVASKIMGPSGAAVPCKVEPGLGADNSVVRFVPREEGPYEVEVTYDGVPVPGSPFPVEAVAPTKPSKVKAFGPGLQGGSAGSPARFTIDTKGAGTGGLGLTVEGPCEAQLECLDNGDGTCSVSYVPTEPGDYNINILFADTHIPGSPFKAHVVPCFDASKVKCSGPGLERATAGEVGQFQVDCSSAGSAELTIEICSEAGLPAEVYIQDHGDGTHTITYIPLCPGAYTVTIKYGGQPVPNFPSKLQVEPAVDTSGVQCYGPGIEGQGVFREATTEFSVDARALTQTGGPHVKARVANPSGNLTETYVQDRGDGTYKVEYTPYEEGLHSVDVTYDGSPVPSSPFQVPVTEGCDPSRVRVHGPGIQSGTTNKPNKFTVETRGAGTGGLGLAVEGPSEAKMSCMDNKDGSCSVEYIPYEAGTYSLNVTYGGHQVPGSPFKVPVHDVTDASKVKCSGPGLSPGMVRANLPQSFQVDTSKAGVAPLQVKVQGPKGLVEPVDVVDNADGTQTVNYVPSREGPYSISVLYGDEEVPRSPFKVKVLPTHDASKVKASGPGLNTTGVPASLPVEFTIDAKDAGEGLLAVQITDPEGKPKKTHIQDNHDGTYTVAYVPDVTGRYTILIKYGGDEIPFSPYRVRAVPTGDASKCTVTVSIGGHGLGAGIGPTIQIGEETVITVDTKAAGKGKVTCTVCTPDGSEVDVDVVENEDGTFDIFYTAPQPGKYIICVRFGGEHVPNSPFQVTALAGDQPSVQPPLRSQQLAPQYTYAQGGQQTWAPERPLVGVNGLDMTSLRPFDLVIPFTIKKGEITGEVRMPSGKVAQPAITDNKDGTVTVRYAPSEAGLHEMDIRYDNMHIPGSPLQFYVDYVNCGHVTAYGPGLTHGVVNKPATFTVNTKDAGEGGLSLAIEGPSKAEISCTDNQDGTCSVSYLPVLPGDYSILVKYNEQHIPGSPFTARVTGDDSMRMSHLKVGSAADIPINISETDLSLLTATVVPPSGREEPCLLKRLRNGHVGISFVPKETGEHLVHVKKNGQHVASSPIPVVISQSEIGDASRVRVSGQGLHEGHTFEPAEFIIDTRDAGYGGLSLSIEGPSKVDINTEDLEDGTCRVTYCPTEPGNYIINIKFADQHVPGSPFSVKVTGEGRVKESITRRRRAPSVANVGSHCDLSLKIPGRGCGEPGEGSWGSSSPKRRGGAQGCCSLAHPHPAEISIQDMTAQVTSPSGKSHEAEIVEGENHTYCIRFVPAEMGTHTVSVKYKGQHVPGSPFQFTVGPLGEGGAHKVRAGGPGLERAEAGVPAEFSIWTREAGAGGLAIAVEGPSKAEISFEDRKDGSCGVAYVVQEPGDYEVSVKFNEEHIPDSPFVVPVASPSGDARRLTVSSLQESGLKVNQPASFAVSLNGAKGAIDAKVHSPSGALEECYVTEIDQDKYAVRFIPRENGVYLIDVKFNGTHIPGSPFKIRVGEPGHGGDPGLVSAYGAGLEGGVTGSPAEFIVNTSNAGAGALSVTIDGPSKVKMDCQECPEGYRVTYTPMAPGSYLISIKYGGPYHIGGSPFKAKVTGPRLVSNHSLHETSSVFVDSLTKATCAPQHGAPGPGPADAAKVVAKGLGLSKAYIGQKSSFTVDCSKAGNNMLLVGVHGPRTPCEEILVKHVGSRLYSVSYLLKDKGEYTLVVKWGDEHIPGSPYRVVVP from the exons ATGAGTAGCTCCCACTCTCGGGCGGGCCAGAGCGCAGCAGGCGCGGCTCCGGGTGGTGGCGCTGACACGCGGGACGCGGAGATGCCGGCCACCGAGAAGGACCTCGCGGAGGACGCGCCGTGGAAGAAGATCCAGCAGAACACTTTCACGCGCTGGTGCAACGAGCACCTGAAGTGCGTGAGCAAGCGCATCGCCAACCTGCAGACGGACCTGAGCGACGGGCTGCGGCTCATCGCGCTGCTGGAGGTGCTCAGCCAGAAGAAGATGCACCGCAAGCACAACCAGCGGCCCACTTTCCGCCAAATGCAGCTTGAGAATGTGTCGGTGGCGCTTGAGTTCCTGGACCGCGAGAGCATCAAACTGGTGTCCATCG ACAGCAAGGCCATCGTGGACGGGAACCTGAAGCTGATCCTGGGCCTCATCTGGACCCTGATCCTGCACTACTCCATCTCCATGCCCATGtgggatgaggaggaggatgaggaggccAAGAAGCAGACCCCCAAGCAGAGGCTCCTGGGCTGGATCCAGAACAAGCTGCCACAGCTGCCCATCACCAACTTCAGCCGGGACTGGCAGAGCGGCCGGGCCCTGGGTGCCCTGGTCGACAGCTGTGCCCCGG GCCTGTGTCCTGACTGGGATTCTTGGGATGCCAGCAAGCCTGTGAACAATGCACGAGAGGCCATGCAGCAGGCGGATGACTGGCTGGGCATCCCCCAG GTGATCACCCCCGAGGAGATTGTGGACCCCAACGTGGATGAGCATTCTGTCATGACCTACCTGTCCCAGTTCCCCAAGGCCAAGCTGAAGCCAGGGGCACCCTTGCGGCCCAAACTGAACCCGAAGAAAGCCCGTGCCTACGGGCCAG GCATCGAGCCcacaggcaacatggtgaagaaGCGGGCGGAGTTCACTGTGGAGACCAGAAGTGCCGGCCAGGGAGAGGTGCTGGTGTACGTGGAGGACCCGGCTGGACACCAGGAGGAG GCAAAAGTGACTGCCAATAATGACAAGAACCGCACCTTTTCCGTCTGGTACGTCCCCGAGGTGACGGGGACTCATAAG GTCACTGTGCTATTTGCTGGCCAGCACATCGCCAAGAGCCCCTTCGAGGTGTATGTGGATAAGTCACAGGGTGACGCCAGCAAAGTGACAGCCCAAGGCCCCGGCCTGGAGCCCAGTGGCAACATCGCCAACAAGACCACCTACTTTGAGATCTTTACAGCAG GAGCTGGCACGGGCGAGGTTGAGGTTGTGATCCAGGACCCCGCGGGACAGAAGGGCACGGTAGAGCCTCAGCTGGAGGCCCGGGGCGACAGCACATACCGCTGCACCTACCAGCCCACCACGGAGGGTGTCCACACCGTGCACGTCACGTTTGCCGGCGTGCCCATCCCTCGCAGCCCCTACACTGTCACTGTTGGCCAAG CCTGTAACCCAAGTGCCTGCCGGGCAGTCGGCCGGGGCCTCCAGCCCAAGGGTGTGCGGGTGAAGGAGACAGCCGACTTCAAGGTGTACACAAAGGGCGCTGGCAGTGGGGAACTGAAGGTCACCGTGAAGGGCCCCA AGGGAGAGGAGCGCGTGAAGCAGAAGGACCTGGGGGATGGTGTGTATGGCTTCGAGTATTACCCCACGGTCCCTGGGACCTATATCGTCACCATCACGTGGGGCGGTCAGAACATTGGGCGCAG TCCCTTCGAGGTGAAGGTGGGCACCGAGTGTGGCAATCAGAAGGTGCGGGCATGGGGCCCTGGGCTGGAGGGCGGCGTCGTTGGCAAGTCAGCAGACTTTGTGGTGGAGGCTATTGGGGACGACGTGGGCACCCTGG GCTTCTCGGTGGAAGGTCCATCACAGGCCAAGATCGAATGTGACGACAAGGGTGATGGCTCCTGTGATGTGCGCTACTGGCCGCAGGAGGCTGGCGAGTATGCCGTTCACGTGCTGTGCAACAGTGAGGACATCCGCCTCAGCCCCTTCATGGCTGACATCCGTGATGCGCCCCAGGACTTCCACCCAGACAGG GTGAAGGCACGTGGGCCTGGATTGGAGAAGACAGGTGTGGCCGTCAACAAGCCAGCAGAGTTCACAGTGGATGCCAAGCACGGTGGCAAGGCCCCACTCCGGGTCCAAGTCCAG GACAATGAAGGCTGCCCTGTGGAGGCATTGGTCAAGGACAATGGCAACGGCACTTACAGCTGTTCCTACGTGCCCAGGAAGCCAGTGAAGCACACAGCCATGGTGTCCTGGGGAGGCGTCAGCATCCCCAACAGCCCCTTCAGG GTGAATGTGGGAGCTGGCAGCCACCCCAACAAGGTCAAAGTATATGGCCCCGGAGTGGCCAAGACAGGGCTCAAGGCCCACGAGCCCACCTACTTCACTGTGGACTGCGCCGAGGCTGGCCAGG GGGATGTCAGCATCGGTATCAAGTGTGCCCCTGGAGTGGTAGGTCCCGCTGAAGCTGACATCGACTTCGACATCATCCGCAACGACAATGACACCTTCACGGTCAAGTACACACCCCGGGGGGCTGGCAGCTACACCATTATGGTCCTCTTTGCTGACCAG GCCACGCCCACCAGCCCCATCCGAGTCAAGGTGGAGCCCTCTCATGACGCCAGTAAGGTGAAGGCTGAGGGCCCTGGCCTCAGTCGCACTG GTGTCGAGCTTGGCAAGCCCACCCACTTCACAGTCAATGCGAAAGCCGCTGGCAAAGGCAAGCTGGACGTCCAGTTCTCAGGACTCACCAAGGGGGATGCAGTGCGAGACGTGGACATCATCGACCACCATGACAACACCTACACAGTCAAGTACACGCCTGTGCAGCAG GGTCCAGTAGGCGTCAATGTCACTTATGGAGGGGATCCCATCCCTAAGAGCCCTTTCTCGGTGGCAGTATCTCCAAGCCTGGACCTCAGCAAGATCAAGGTGTCTGGCCTGGGAGAGA AGGTGGACGTTGGCAAAGACCAGGAGTTCACAGTCAAATCAAAGGGTGCTGGTGGTCAAGGCAAAGTGGCATCCAAGATTATGGGCCCCTCAGGTGCAGCAGTGCCCTGCAAGGTGGAGCCAGGCCTAGGAGCTGACAACAGTGTGGTGCGCTTCGTGCCTCGTGAGGAAGGGCCCTATGAGGTGGAGGTGACCTATGACGGCGTGCCTGTGCCTGGCAGCCCCTTTCCTGTGGAAGCTGTGGCCCCTACCAAGCCTAGCAAG GTGAAGGCGTTTGGGCCGGGGCTGCAGGGAGGCAGTGCAGGCTCCCCCGCCCGCTTCACCATTGACACCAAGGGCGCCGGCACAGGTGGCCTGGGCTTGACAGTGGAGGGCCCCTGCGAGGCACAGCTCGAGTGCTTGGACAACGGGGACGGCACATGTTCCGTGTCCTACGTGCCCACCGAGCCCGGGGACTACAACATCAACATCCTCTTCGCTGACACCCACATCCCTGGCTCCCCATTCAAGGCCCATGTGGTTCCCTGCTTTGACGCATCCAAAGTCAAGTGCTCAGGCCCTGGGCTGGAGCGGGCCACCGCTGGGGAAGTGGGCCAATTCCAAGTAGACTGCTCGAGCGCAGGCAGTGCAGAGCTGACCATTGAGATCTGCTCAGAGGCGGGGCTGCCAGCCGAGGTGTACATCCAGGACCACGGCGACGGCACGCACACCATCACATACATTCCTCTCTGCCCCGGGGCCTACACTGTCACCATCAAGTACGGCGGCCAGCCTGTGCCCAACTTCCCCAGCAAGCTGCAGGTGGAGCCCGCAGTGGACACTTCCGGCGTCCAGTGTTACGGGCCTGGGATTGAGGGCCAGG GTGTCTTCCGTGAGGCCACCACTGAGTTCAGTGTGGACGCCCGGGCTCTGACACAGACCGGAGGGCCGCACGTCAAGGCCCGTGTGGCCAACCCCTCAGGCAACCTGACAGAGACCTACGTTCAGGACCGAGGCGACGGCACGTACAAAGTGGAGTACACGCCTTACGAGGAGG GACTGCACTCGGTGGACGTGACCTACGACGGCAGCCCCGTGCCCAGCAGCCCCTTCCAGGTGCCCGTGACTGAGGGCTGTGACCCCTCCCGGGTGCGTGTCCATGGGCCAGGCATCCAAAGTGGCACCACCAACAAGCCCAACAAGTTCACTGTGGAGACCAG GGGAGCTGGCACGGGCGGCCTGGGCCTGGCTGTAGAGGGCCCCTCCGAGGCCAAGATGTCCTGCATGGATAACAAGGATGGCAGCTGCTCAGTTGAGTACATTCCTTATGAGGCTGGCACCTACAGCCTCAATGTCACCTATGGTGGCCATCAAGTGCCAG GCAGTCCTTTCAAGGTCCCTGTGCATGATGTGACAGATGCGTCCAAGGTCAAGTGCTCTGGGCCCGGCCTGAGCCCAGGCATGGTTCGTGCCAACCTTCCTCAGTCCTTCCAGGTGGACACAAGCAAGGCTGGTGTGGCCCCACTGCAGGTCAAAGTGCAAGGGCCCAAAG gcctggtggagcCAGTGGACGTGGTGGACAACGCTGATGGCACCCAGACCGTCAATTATGTGCCCAGCCGAGAAGGGCCCTACAGCATCTCAGTGCTGTATGGAGATGAAGAGGTGCCCCGGAG CCCCTTCAAGGTCAAGGTGCTGCCTACTCATGATGCCAGCAAGGTGAAGGCCAGTGGCCCCGGACTCAACACCACTGGCGTGCCCGCCAGCCTGCCCGTGGAGTTCACCATCGATGCAAAGGATGCTGGGGAGGGCCTGCTGGCTGTCCAGATCACG GATCCGGAAGGCAAGCCGAAGAAGACACACATCCAAGACAACCATGACGGCACGTATACAGTGGCCTACGTGCCAGATGTGACGGGTCGCTACACCATCCTCATCAAGTATGGTGGTGACGAGATCCCCTTCTCCCCGTACCGCGTGCGTGCTGTGCCCACCGGGGACGCCAGCAAGTGCACAGTCACAG TGTCAATCGGAGGTCACGGGCTAG GTGCTGGCATCGGCCCCACCATCCAGATTGGGGAGGAGACGGTGATCACCGTGGACACTAAGGCAGCAGGCAAAGGCAAAGTGACATGCACCGTGTGCACACCTGATGGCTCAGAGGTAGATGTGGACGTGGTGGAGAATGAGGACGGCACTTTTGACATCTTCTACACGGCCCCCCAGCCGGGCAAATACATTATCTGTGTGCGCTTTGGTGGCGAGCACGTGCCCAACAGCCCCTTCCAAGTGACG GCTCTGGCTGGGGACCAGCCCTCGGTGCAGCCCCCGCTACGGTCTCAGCAGCTGGCCCCACAGTATACCTACGCCCAGGGCGGTCAGCAGACTTGG GCCCCAGAGAGGCCCCTGGTGGGTGTCAATGGGCTGGATATGACCAGCCTGAGGCCCTTTGACCTTGTCATCCCCTTCACCATCAAGAAGGGCGAGATCACAG GGGAGGTTCGGATGCCCTCAGGCAAGGTGGCACAGCCTGCCATCACTGACAACAAAGATGGCACCGTGACCGTACGGTATGCACCCAGTGAGGCTGGCCTGCACGAGATGGACATCCGCTATGACAACATGCACATCCCAG gaaGCCCCTTGCAGTTCTATGTGGATTATGTCAACTGCGGCCATGTCACTGCCTATGGACCTGGCCTCACCCACGGAGTAGTGAACAAGCCTGCCACTTTCACCGTCAACACCAAGGATGCAGGAGAGG GGGGCCTGTCTCTGGCCATCGAGGGCCCGTCCAAAGCAGAAATCAGCTGCACTGACAACCAGGATGGGACATGCAGCGTCTCCTACCTGCCTGTGTTGCCGGGTGACTACAGCATCCTAGTCAAGTACAATGAACAGCACATCCCAGGCAGCCCCTTCACGGCCCGGGTCACAG GTGACGACTCCATGCGTATGTCCCACCTAAAGGTGGGCTCTGCCGCCGACATCCCCATCAACATCTCAGAGACGGATCTCAGCCTGCTGACAGCCACTGTGGTCCCGCCCTCAGGCCGGGAGGAGCCCTGTTTGCTGAAGCGGCTGCGTAATGGCCACGTGG ggATTTCATTCGTGCCCAAGGAGACAGGGGAGCACCTGGTGCACGTGAAGAAAAACGGCCAGCACGTGGCCAGCAGCCCCATCCCGGTGGTGATCAGCCAGTCGGAAATCGGGGATGCCAGTCGCGTTCGGGTCTCTGGCCAGGGCCTTCACGAAGGCCACACCTTTGAGCCTGCAGAGTTTATCATTGATACCCGAGATGCAG GCTATGGTGGGCTCAGCCTGTCCATTGAGGGCCCCAGCAAGGTGGACATCAACACAGAGGACCTGGAGGACGGGACGTGCAGGGTCACCTACTGCCCCACAGAGCCTGGCAACTACATCATCAACATCAAGTTTGCCGACCAGCACGTGCCTG GCAGCCCCTTCTCTGTGAAAGTGACAGGCGAGGGCCGGGTGAAAGAGAGCATCACCCGCAGGCGTCGGGCTCCTTCAGTGGCCAACGTTGGCAGTCATTGTGATCTCAGCCTAAAGATCCCTGGTAGGGGCTGTGGGGAGCCTGGGGAGGGGTCCTGGGGCTCAAGCAGCCCCAAGAGGAGGGGTGGAGCCCAGGGCTGCTGCTCACTAGCCCATCCCCACCCTGCAGAAATTAGCATCCAGGATATGACAGCCCAGGTGACCAGCCCATCGGGCAAGAGCCATGAGGCCGAGATCGTGGAAGGGGAGAACCACACCTACTGTATCCGCTTTGTTCCTGCTGAGATGGGCACACACACAGTCAGCGTCAAGTACAAGGGCCAGCACGTGCCTGGGAGCCCCTTCCAGTTCACCGTGGGGcccctaggggaagggggagccCACAAGGTCCGAGCTGGGGGCCCTGGCCTGGAGAGGGCTGAAGCTGGAGTGCCAG CCGAATTCAGTATCTGGACCCGGGAAGCTGGTGCCGGAGGCCTGGCCATTGCTGTCGAGGGCCCCAGCAAGGCTGAGATCTCTTTCGAGGACCGCAAGGACGGCTCCTGTGGTGTGGCTTATGTGGTCCAGGAGCCAG GTGACTACGAAGTCTCAGTCAAGTTCAACGAGGAACACATTCCCGACAGCCCCTTCGTGGTGCCTGTGGCTTCTCCGTCTGGCGATGCCCGCCGCCTCACTGTTTCTAGCCTTCAG GAGTCAGGGCTAAAGGTCAACCAGCCAGCCTCTTTTGCAGTCAGCCTGAATGGGGCCAAGGGGGCGATCGATGCCAAGGTGCACAGCCCCTCAGGAGCCCTGGAGGAGTGCTATGTCACAGAAATTGACCAAG ATAAATATGCTGTGCGCTTCATCCCTCGGGAGAATGGCGTTTACCTGATTGACGTCAAGTTCAATGGCACCCACATCCCTGGAAGCCCCTTCAAGATCCGAGTTGGGGAGCCCGGTCATGGAGGGGACCCAGGCTTGGTGTCTGCTTACGGAGCAGGCCTGGAAGGCGGTGTCACAG GGAGCCCAGCTGAGTTCATCGTGAACACGAGCAATGCAGGAGCTGGTGCCCTGTCGGTGACCATTGATGGCCCCTCCAAGGTGAAGATGGATTGCCAGGAGTGCCCTGAGGGCTACCGTGTCACCTATACCCCCATGGCACCTGGCAGCTACCTCATCTCCATCAAGTATGGTGGCCCCTATCACATTGGGGGCAGCCCCTTCAAGGCCAAAGTCACAG GCCCCCGTCTCGTCAGCAACCACAGCCTCCACGAGACATCATCAGTATTTGTAGACTCTCTGACCAAGGCCACCTGCGCCCCCCAGCATGGGGCTCCGGGTCCTGGGCCTGCTGACGCTGCCAAGGTGGTGGCCAAGGGCCTGGGACTGAGCAAGGCCTACATAGGCCAGAAGAGCAGCTTCACGGTAGACTGCAGCAAAGCAG GCAACAACATGCTGCTGGTGGGGGTTCATGGCCCAAGGACCCCCTGCGAGGAGATCCTGGTGAAGCACGTGGGCAGCCGGCTCTACAGCGTGTCCTACCTGCTCAAGGACAAGGGGGAGTACACACTGGTGGTCAAGTGGGGCGACGAGCACATCCCAGGCAGCCCCTACCGCGTTGTGGTGCCCTGA